DNA from Aquaspirillum sp. LM1:
GCGCGGGAGATTCTGGTGGAGCTGGGCCGGCGTGGGATGGTGGGGGGGCAGGAGGATATGATTGAGGATACGGCGATGACGATGGCGCGCCAGCGCGGGCAACTGGGGTAAGGCACCCGCTCGGGCGGGAACGCGGTCGATTGACGCGTTTTCCGCCCCACACGGCAGCACAGCCCCCCTCAGCCATCCAGTATTCAGCGCATCACACGCTGCTGATGCCACCCCGTCAGAATAGGGCGTGCAGTTGTCCTGATCTGTCCGCAATGTGTCCGCATCCCCGCTGGCAAGGCAGGGGCCGCCCGGGTAATCTGCCTGATCTGTTTCCTCCACCGAAAGCCCTCGCCATGCTGGAACTGCGCCCCACCTGCGAACACTGCAATACACCGCTGCCACCCGACTCCCCCGACGCGCGGATTTGCTCCTACGAATGCACCTTCTGCGCCCATTGCGCCGACACCGTGCTGGGCCACACCTGCCCCAATTGCGGCGGCGGCTTTGTGCCGCGCCCGATCCGCCCGGCGCGCAACTGGAAAAACGGCAATTTTCTCGGCAATGATCCCGCCAGCACCGTGGTGAAATACCGCCCGGCTGACCTGGCCGCGCACGCCGAGCTGCTGGCGCAGCTGGCTGATGTGCCGGCGCAAGCACGTTAATCGCACCATGTCTTCAGCGCACGCCAGCCAATAGCCCCTGACACTTCTCCTGCAAAAACTCGCGCAGCAGACGCACGGTAGGCGACAGCTGGCGGCGGTCGGCGCACAGCATGTACAGCGGTGCAGGTTCGCCCTGCCAGTCGTGGCATAGGCTGACCAGCCGGCCAGCGGCCAGGTCGGGGGCAAGGTCGAGCTGGGATTTGTAGATAATGCCATGGCCAGCCACGGCCCAGCGGCGCACCACGTCGGCGTCGTCGGCGCTGCGGTCGCCATGCACTTGCTGGGTGTGCAGCTGGCCATCGCGCCAGAAGTGCCAGCGGTCATGCAGCCGCTCGCCAATCATGAAGCACAGGCAGTTATGCCCGGTCAGCGCCTGCGGGCTGTCCGGCTGGCCATGGCGGGCCAGATAGTCCGGCGAGGCACACAGCATGCGCCGGCAGTCGGCGGCCAGTGGCAGCGCCACCAGGCTGGAATCAGGCGGCTGGCCAAAGCGGATGGCCAGGTCTACCGGCTCGCGGTACATGTCGCTCAACCGGTCGGATACGCTCAGGCGCAGCTGCACATCGGGGTGTTGCTGCTGAAACTGGTCAAGCCAGCCCAGCGCCAGGTTGCGACCAAAATCCGATGGCATCGACAGGTGCAGCGAATCGCGCAGCAGCGCGCCATCCGGGTGCAGCGCAGCGCGGGCTTGCTGGTAGGTGTCCAGCAACTGGCGGGCGTGGGTTAAAAACCGCTCACCGGCCTGGGTCAGGCGCAGGCTGCGGGTGGAACGCAGGCACAGCACGCTGTCCAGCTCATCTTCCAGCCGCTTGATTGCCAGGCTGGCCACGGCAGGCGACAACCCCAGTTCGCGCGCCGCCGCCGACACGCTGCCGCGCTCGGCGGTGCGGACAAACACTTCCAGATCCTGCATGCCGCGCATTTTCAAGTTCCTGTTGAAAGTGAATTGCTGATTGGCAAGTTTATCTGGAAAGTAAAATCGCGCACACTGCGGGCTGTCGTGTTCTTCTTTTGCCATCCTGTCGAGGTTTGCCATGAATATTGCCCAGCTTGCCACCCGCCGCTACACCACCAAGTCGTTTGACCCCAGCCGCAAGATTCCCGCCGAGCAGGTGGAGCAGCTGAAAACCCTGCTGCGCTACAGCCCGTCGTCGACCAATTCGCAGCCGTGGCACTTTGTGCTGGCCAGCAGTGACGCCGGCAAGGCCAAGGTGGCCGAGGCCACCAGCGGGTTTTATGTGTTCAACGCCGCCAAGGTGCAAAACGCGTCGCATGTGGTGGTGTTGTGTGCGCGCAGCGAAATCAACGAAGCGCATCTGGCCCGCCTGCTGGCGCAGGAAGATCAGGATGGCCGCTTTGCCACGGCGGAAGCCAAGGCTGGGCAAAACAATGGCCGCACTTATTTTGCCAATATGCACCGCTTTGACCTGAAAGACGCGCAGCACTGGATGGAAAAACAGGTGTATCTGGCGCTAGGCACACTGCTGCTGGGTGCCGCCGCGCTGGAAATTGACGCTTGCCCGATTGAAGGCTTTGACGTGAAGCTGCTCAACGATGCGCTGGATCTGCGCGCCAAGGGGCTTTCTGCCGTGGTGGTGGTGGCGCTGGGCTATCGGGCGGCGGATGATTTCAATGCGGCGCTGCCAAAATCGCGTTTGCCGATGGATGAGGTGCTGAGCGAGATTTAAACTGACCACCGACCATTCCTTGCCGCTCACGGCCCGCCTAGCGGGCCGTTTCTCATCGACTTTGCCTGTGCCGTACAATGCGGCTTTGCGCATGCAGCGGACCCTCCGATGACCATCACCGTCCTGTTTCCCACCGCCACCGAGGCCAGCCAGTTTCAGCACCCCAGGGTGCGCAGCGTGATTTCCGGCGTCGGGCTGACCGCCACCGCCTACGCCACGGGCAAGCTGATTCACCAGGAACGCCCGGACTGGCTGATTCTGGCCGGGATTGCCGGGGTGTACCCGCATGCCGCGCTGTCGATTGGTCAGATGGCGCTGGTGGCGTCGGAAGTGGAAGGCGATCTGGGGTTCTTTACCCCACAGGGCTTTACCCATCTGGCCGAGCTGCCGCTGGACATGGACTTTGCACGTCGCCACACCCTGCGCTGTCCGCATGTTGAAGCCGTCAGCGGTTTTCAGCTGGCGCGCAGCCTGTCATTGAACGCGGCAATGGCACCGTTTGTGAACAGTGCGGCGGTGGACATTGAAAACATGGAAGGTGCCGCATTCTTTCATGTCTGCCTGCAGGAAAATGTCCGCTTTTTGCAGCTGCGCGCCATTTCCAATGTGGTGGCACCGGGGCACGACGACTGGGACATGGCCGGTTCGGTGCAGGCGCTGACCGAGGGTTTGCACCAGTTGCTGGGCCAGTTGGACGGGTAAGCGTAGCCCCCCTCCTGGCGTTGTTGCGCGACCTTGCCATGTCTGCGGCCTTGCGCTGCAATCTGAGGATCTGACGGCGTGGCGCATAAAAAAAGCCCGCCATGACGGCGGGCCCAACTCTCAAGGGAAACGTTTTCCGACAGCGGACTTCCCGGTACGCCGCCGGCATGCAGTGCGCTTACTTCATGGTGGGCATGACAAATTCCGCACCGCTGGCACGCTGCGGCCAGCGGGTGGTGACGGTTTTCAGCCGGGTGTAGAAGCGCACACCCTCCATGCCATGAACGTGCTGGTCGCCAAACAGTGACGCTTTCCAGCCACCAAAGCTGTGAAACGCCATCGGTACCGGAATCGGCACATTCACCCCCACCATGCCGGCCTGAACCCGATGGGCAAAAGCGCGCGCAGTGGCACCGTCGCGGGTGAACAGGCTGGTGCCGTTGCCATACGGGTGATCGTTGATCAATTGCAGCGCCTGCTCAAAGCTGGCCACCCGCACCACGGCCAGTACCGGGCCAAAAATTTCTTCGCGGTAAATGGTCATCTCCGGGGTGACGTGGTCAAACAGCGTGCCACCCAAAAAGAAGCCCTGCTCGCAGCCGGGCACGCTCAGCGTGCGGCCATCCACCACCAGTTGCGCGCCTTCGGCCACGCCGCTGTCGATATAGCCGGCCACCTTGGCGCGGTGCTCGGCGGTGATCAGCGGGCCCATTTCGGCATCGGGCACTGTGCCAGCGTTGACCTTCAGCGCACGCACCCGCTCGGCCAGCTGCGCCACCAGCGCATCGCCCACCTCACCCACCGCCAAGGCCACCGAAATGGCCATGCAACGCTCGCCGGCTGAGCCATACGCCGCGCCCATCAGCGCGTCTACGGTCAGCTCCAGGTCGGCGTCCGGCATCACCACCATATGATTCTTGGCCCCGCCCAGCGCCTGCACGCGCTTGCCGTGGTGCGCGCCGGTTTCGTAGATATAGCGGGCAATCGGTGTCGAGCCGACAAAGCTCACCGCCTGCACGTCCGGGTGGGCCAGCAGCGCATCCACGGCGGTCTTGTCGCCGTGCAGCACAGTGAACACCCCAGCCGGCAAGCCGGCCTCGGCCAGCCAGTCAGCCAGCAACAGACTGGCCGACGGATCGCGCTCGGACGGCTTGAGCACAAAGCAGTTGCCGCAGGCCAGCGCCACCGGGATCATCCACAACGGCACCATGGCCGGAAAATTGAACGGCGTGATGCCGGCCACCACCCCCAGCGGCTGGCGGGTGGCGTAGCTGTCAATGCCCGAGCCCACTTCCTCGGTGTAATCACCCTTGAGCAAATGCGGAATGCCGCAGGCAAACTCCACCACCTCCAGACCACGGGTGACCTCGCCCAGCGCGTCGCTGACCACTTTGCCGTGTTCACGGCTGATGCATTCGGCCAGTTGCAACTGGCGGGCTTCCAGAATTTCCTTGAAACGGAACATCACCCGCGCCCGCTTCAGCGGCGGGGTGGCGGCCCAGGCTGGCCACGCCGCCTGCGCGGCGGCCATGGCAGCCTGCACATCAGCCACACTGGCCAACGGCACCTCAGCCACTGCCTCACCCAAGGCCGGGTCAAACACCCGCGCCCACCGCGCGCCCTCACCCAAGGTGCGCTCACCTGCCCAATAATGCGGAATCTGTTTCATGCTGGGGA
Protein-coding regions in this window:
- a CDS encoding purine phosphorylase, whose product is MTITVLFPTATEASQFQHPRVRSVISGVGLTATAYATGKLIHQERPDWLILAGIAGVYPHAALSIGQMALVASEVEGDLGFFTPQGFTHLAELPLDMDFARRHTLRCPHVEAVSGFQLARSLSLNAAMAPFVNSAAVDIENMEGAAFFHVCLQENVRFLQLRAISNVVAPGHDDWDMAGSVQALTEGLHQLLGQLDG
- the nfsB gene encoding oxygen-insensitive NAD(P)H nitroreductase; the protein is MNIAQLATRRYTTKSFDPSRKIPAEQVEQLKTLLRYSPSSTNSQPWHFVLASSDAGKAKVAEATSGFYVFNAAKVQNASHVVVLCARSEINEAHLARLLAQEDQDGRFATAEAKAGQNNGRTYFANMHRFDLKDAQHWMEKQVYLALGTLLLGAAALEIDACPIEGFDVKLLNDALDLRAKGLSAVVVVALGYRAADDFNAALPKSRLPMDEVLSEI
- a CDS encoding LysR family transcriptional regulator, whose product is MRGMQDLEVFVRTAERGSVSAAARELGLSPAVASLAIKRLEDELDSVLCLRSTRSLRLTQAGERFLTHARQLLDTYQQARAALHPDGALLRDSLHLSMPSDFGRNLALGWLDQFQQQHPDVQLRLSVSDRLSDMYREPVDLAIRFGQPPDSSLVALPLAADCRRMLCASPDYLARHGQPDSPQALTGHNCLCFMIGERLHDRWHFWRDGQLHTQQVHGDRSADDADVVRRWAVAGHGIIYKSQLDLAPDLAAGRLVSLCHDWQGEPAPLYMLCADRRQLSPTVRLLREFLQEKCQGLLAGVR
- a CDS encoding DUF1272 domain-containing protein — translated: MLELRPTCEHCNTPLPPDSPDARICSYECTFCAHCADTVLGHTCPNCGGGFVPRPIRPARNWKNGNFLGNDPASTVVKYRPADLAAHAELLAQLADVPAQAR
- a CDS encoding CoA-acylating methylmalonate-semialdehyde dehydrogenase, with translation MKQIPHYWAGERTLGEGARWARVFDPALGEAVAEVPLASVADVQAAMAAAQAAWPAWAATPPLKRARVMFRFKEILEARQLQLAECISREHGKVVSDALGEVTRGLEVVEFACGIPHLLKGDYTEEVGSGIDSYATRQPLGVVAGITPFNFPAMVPLWMIPVALACGNCFVLKPSERDPSASLLLADWLAEAGLPAGVFTVLHGDKTAVDALLAHPDVQAVSFVGSTPIARYIYETGAHHGKRVQALGGAKNHMVVMPDADLELTVDALMGAAYGSAGERCMAISVALAVGEVGDALVAQLAERVRALKVNAGTVPDAEMGPLITAEHRAKVAGYIDSGVAEGAQLVVDGRTLSVPGCEQGFFLGGTLFDHVTPEMTIYREEIFGPVLAVVRVASFEQALQLINDHPYGNGTSLFTRDGATARAFAHRVQAGMVGVNVPIPVPMAFHSFGGWKASLFGDQHVHGMEGVRFYTRLKTVTTRWPQRASGAEFVMPTMK